A window of the Dehalococcoidia bacterium genome harbors these coding sequences:
- a CDS encoding M20/M25/M40 family metallo-hydrolase translates to MEDMFRYLDERLDDALRELQELCSLPSVSARGESIEETAAWLADRLISLGFDAQVLPKPEGGHPVVLAVAPGASPRTILFYDHYDVQPEEPLEEWSSPPFRPTLRAGRLYARGASDNKGNIVARLWAIRAWQQAGGLPCTVKFCIEGDEEIGSPHMEEFVARHRDLLRADACLWEGGGVTWDGRPQLTLGVKGLLYVELAVRSLARDAHSSWGTVLPNAAWRLAWALSTIKGRDERVLIPGFYDAVRPPTPEELAAVEAMPAEEEETLRAYGARAFVCGLTGAEVRKRHIFEPTATIDGLLAGYTGPGPKTVLPAQALAKLDFRLVPDQDPADILAKLERHLREQGFDDVEVRYLSGERPARTPVSHPLVAMAREVLREVYGKEPVVVPSMAGTGPLYPFVRELGLPVIDFGVGYPDSRIHAPDENVRVEDFLRGAKAVAALLGRFAQG, encoded by the coding sequence ATGGAGGACATGTTCCGCTACCTGGACGAGCGCTTGGACGATGCCCTGCGTGAGCTGCAGGAGCTCTGTTCCCTGCCCAGCGTCAGCGCCCGCGGCGAGTCCATAGAGGAGACGGCCGCCTGGCTGGCAGACCGCCTCATCTCGCTGGGGTTCGACGCTCAGGTCCTCCCTAAGCCGGAAGGTGGCCACCCTGTGGTCTTGGCTGTCGCTCCCGGCGCCTCGCCACGCACCATCCTCTTTTACGACCACTACGACGTTCAGCCCGAGGAGCCGCTGGAGGAGTGGTCGTCGCCCCCCTTCCGACCCACCCTGCGGGCGGGACGGCTCTACGCCCGTGGCGCTTCCGATAACAAGGGCAACATCGTGGCCCGGCTGTGGGCCATCCGCGCCTGGCAGCAAGCCGGCGGTCTGCCCTGCACCGTCAAGTTCTGCATCGAGGGCGACGAGGAGATCGGCAGCCCCCACATGGAAGAGTTCGTAGCCAGGCATCGAGACCTGCTGCGGGCCGATGCCTGCCTGTGGGAAGGGGGCGGCGTCACCTGGGACGGGCGTCCGCAGCTCACCCTGGGGGTCAAGGGGCTGCTGTATGTGGAGCTGGCCGTCCGTAGCCTGGCCCGCGATGCCCACTCCTCGTGGGGCACGGTGCTGCCCAATGCAGCCTGGCGGCTGGCGTGGGCGCTGAGCACCATCAAGGGCCGGGACGAGAGGGTTCTCATCCCCGGCTTCTACGATGCTGTCCGACCGCCCACGCCCGAGGAGCTGGCGGCGGTGGAGGCCATGCCGGCCGAGGAAGAAGAGACGCTCCGGGCCTACGGTGCCCGCGCCTTCGTCTGCGGCCTCACGGGGGCAGAGGTGCGCAAGCGCCACATCTTCGAGCCTACAGCCACCATCGATGGCCTGTTGGCCGGCTACACTGGTCCCGGCCCCAAGACAGTGCTCCCTGCCCAGGCCCTGGCCAAGCTGGACTTTCGCCTGGTGCCTGATCAGGACCCGGCCGATATCCTGGCCAAGCTGGAGCGGCACCTGCGGGAGCAGGGGTTCGACGACGTCGAGGTGCGCTACCTGTCGGGCGAGCGTCCCGCCCGAACGCCGGTGTCCCACCCTCTGGTGGCGATGGCGCGGGAGGTGCTGCGGGAGGTCTACGGCAAGGAGCCGGTGGTGGTGCCATCCATGGCCGGCACGGGCCCCCTCTACCCATTCGTGCGAGAGCTGGGGCTACCGGTCATCGATTTCGGGGTGGGCTACCCCGACTCCCGCATTCACGCGCCCGACGAGAACGTGCGGGTGGAGGACTTCCTGCGGGGGGCCAAGGCGGTGGCCGCTCTGCTGGGGCGCTTCGCTCAGGGCTAG
- a CDS encoding GNAT family N-acetyltransferase gives MEALAAAPRVRLRPLLPPERPQLAAWCPGYNRAAAQELVAVLLTNDQMVGVLGYGLNDPGEGCCTFHLAVIAPDRRGFGLGSEAVRALEGHLAATMGVRCFRALVPETMGLAFYFWLRLGYAPDACRQGQMSMVRCQGGG, from the coding sequence ATGGAGGCCCTGGCCGCCGCGCCCAGGGTTAGGCTCCGCCCCCTCCTGCCACCAGAGAGGCCCCAGCTCGCTGCCTGGTGCCCGGGCTATAATAGGGCCGCCGCTCAGGAGCTGGTGGCCGTGCTGCTGACGAACGACCAGATGGTGGGCGTCCTCGGCTACGGGCTCAACGACCCTGGGGAGGGGTGCTGCACCTTTCATCTGGCGGTGATAGCGCCCGACCGGCGAGGGTTCGGCCTGGGCAGTGAGGCAGTGAGGGCGCTGGAGGGGCACCTGGCAGCGACCATGGGCGTGCGCTGCTTCCGCGCTCTCGTGCCCGAGACCATGGGCCTCGCCTTTTATTTTTGGTTAAGGTTAGGATATGCGCCCGATGCGTGCCGGCAGGGACAAATGAGCATGGTCAGGTGCCAGGGAGGTGGCTGA
- a CDS encoding PHP domain-containing protein: protein MTKGTIVDMHVHTVRGASDSSLTPEQLLEEAQRIGLTGVNISEHDRAWDDHEWEAFRRRANIFLSRGMEVSTDLGHIIVVGISRYVPGIRRATELRRVVNEIGGFMIAAHPFRHFFDPVHYRRDGRPAVEMTPEEAARLPIFQLVDEIEVANGGCTPRENAFALQVARILGKRGIGASDCHSTNGLGCFTTVFEEELESQEHMLALLRAGRYYPAAGLNVGDLRPFEETVAHLLPT, encoded by the coding sequence ATGACGAAGGGCACCATCGTCGACATGCACGTGCACACGGTGCGCGGTGCCTCCGACTCCTCCCTGACGCCCGAGCAGTTGCTGGAGGAGGCGCAGCGCATCGGCCTCACGGGCGTCAATATCAGCGAGCACGACCGTGCCTGGGACGACCACGAGTGGGAGGCCTTTCGTCGGCGGGCGAACATCTTCCTGAGCCGTGGCATGGAGGTCTCCACCGACCTGGGGCACATCATCGTGGTGGGGATCAGCCGCTACGTGCCGGGCATCCGCCGAGCGACGGAGTTGAGGCGGGTGGTAAACGAGATAGGCGGCTTTATGATCGCCGCCCACCCCTTCCGCCACTTCTTCGACCCCGTCCACTACCGCCGCGACGGCCGTCCCGCCGTGGAGATGACGCCCGAGGAGGCGGCGAGGCTGCCCATCTTCCAGCTCGTGGACGAGATCGAGGTAGCCAACGGCGGCTGCACGCCGCGCGAGAACGCCTTCGCCCTGCAGGTAGCGCGCATCCTGGGCAAGCGGGGCATCGGCGCCAGCGATTGCCACTCCACCAACGGCCTTGGCTGCTTCACCACCGTCTTCGAGGAAGAGCTGGAGTCCCAGGAGCACATGCTGGCGCTGCTGCGGGCCGGGCGGTATTATCCGGCTGCTGGCCTGAATGTGGGCGACCTGCGTCCCTTCGAAGAGACGGTGGCCCACCTGCTCCCCACCTAA
- a CDS encoding trypsin-like peptidase domain-containing protein, translated as MADGEEVLDAYSRVVVSVAERVGPAVVNIAASQRVLVRDRYQRAVPRERTGAGSGVIISPDGFVLTNSHVVSGARRLEVTLYDGRQFAGELVGEDPHTDLAVVRVPASGLPIAALGDSARLRVGQLVVAIGNPFGFQWTVTAGVVSALGRAFRSRTGRLLENIIQTDAALNPGNSGGPLCNGAAEVIGINTAVIPYAQGLCFAIPINTAKRIAGQLITRGRVTRGYLGIFVEPRELPPPLLAALGGRQRTGVMVLEVVPGSPAARAGLRPMDVIVGLGGRVIAGIDDLHRFLDEEPVGRVYELELVRDGQLLRVPVGIEEQPPMPGP; from the coding sequence GTGGCTGACGGCGAGGAAGTCCTGGACGCCTATTCGCGGGTAGTGGTGTCGGTGGCCGAAAGGGTGGGGCCGGCGGTGGTCAACATCGCCGCCTCCCAGCGGGTGCTGGTCCGCGACCGTTACCAGCGGGCAGTGCCGCGGGAGCGGACGGGGGCCGGCTCCGGGGTCATCATCTCGCCCGATGGCTTCGTTCTCACCAACAGCCACGTAGTTTCCGGGGCGCGGCGGCTGGAGGTGACCCTGTACGATGGCCGGCAGTTCGCCGGCGAGCTGGTGGGCGAGGACCCCCACACAGACCTGGCAGTAGTGCGGGTGCCTGCCTCGGGACTGCCCATCGCTGCCCTGGGAGACTCGGCGCGCCTGCGGGTGGGGCAACTGGTGGTGGCCATCGGCAACCCCTTCGGGTTCCAGTGGACGGTTACGGCCGGGGTGGTGAGCGCCCTGGGTCGCGCCTTCCGCAGCCGCACCGGGCGGCTGCTGGAGAACATAATCCAGACCGATGCTGCCCTTAACCCCGGCAACTCGGGCGGCCCCCTGTGCAACGGTGCTGCCGAGGTTATAGGCATCAATACTGCTGTCATTCCCTATGCCCAGGGCCTCTGCTTCGCCATCCCCATCAACACGGCCAAGCGCATTGCGGGGCAGCTTATTACGCGCGGCCGGGTGACGCGAGGCTACCTGGGCATCTTCGTGGAGCCGCGGGAGCTGCCGCCTCCGCTCCTGGCGGCCCTGGGTGGGCGCCAGCGGACAGGGGTGATGGTGCTGGAGGTGGTGCCCGGCAGCCCGGCCGCGCGGGCGGGCCTGCGCCCCATGGACGTCATCGTGGGTCTGGGAGGCCGCGTCATCGCCGGCATCGACGACCTGCACCGCTTCCTGGACGAGGAGCCGGTGGGAAGGGTCTACGAGCTGGAGCTGGTGCGGGACGGGCAACTGCTGCGGGTGCCAGTGGGCATCGAGGAGCAGCCGCCGATGCCCGGCCCTTGA
- the ispE gene encoding 4-(cytidine 5'-diphospho)-2-C-methyl-D-erythritol kinase — MALRVLAPAKINWTLEVMGRRPDGYHEVTTVLQTIAVWDELELEEAPGLEVETVGGPSFGEEDLALRAARLLLPQGGVRVRVRKGIPVAAGLGGGSSDAAAVLRGISSLLGLSICSDELHCLAAGLGSDVPFFLYGGTALATGRGEVVSPLPDAPTVWLVILVPPFDLEGKTGLMYRSLSPSQYSDGSFTRSFLARMEERRAVDEGLMHNAFEPVAYALLPDLAHYRRALLKAGARRVHLAGSGPSLFALAADVAEAEAMAARLRAEGLTPLVARTAGRTEALGG; from the coding sequence ATGGCCCTGCGTGTTCTGGCTCCGGCCAAGATCAACTGGACACTGGAGGTCATGGGCCGTCGTCCCGATGGCTACCATGAGGTGACGACGGTCCTGCAGACCATCGCGGTGTGGGACGAGCTGGAGCTGGAGGAGGCCCCCGGCCTGGAGGTGGAGACGGTGGGAGGCCCCTCCTTCGGAGAGGAGGATCTGGCGCTGCGGGCTGCCCGCCTGCTTCTGCCCCAGGGCGGTGTGCGTGTGCGGGTGCGCAAGGGCATCCCGGTGGCAGCCGGCCTGGGGGGTGGAAGCTCCGATGCCGCCGCAGTGCTGCGGGGCATTAGCTCACTTTTGGGGCTGTCCATCTGCTCCGACGAGCTTCACTGTCTGGCGGCCGGCCTCGGGTCCGACGTCCCCTTCTTCCTTTATGGAGGCACGGCGCTGGCCACAGGCCGCGGGGAGGTGGTCTCGCCTCTGCCCGATGCCCCCACCGTCTGGCTGGTGATCCTGGTGCCGCCTTTCGATCTCGAGGGCAAGACGGGGCTGATGTACCGCAGCCTCTCTCCCTCCCAGTACAGCGACGGCTCCTTCACCCGCTCCTTCCTGGCGCGGATGGAGGAACGGCGAGCGGTGGACGAGGGGCTGATGCACAACGCCTTCGAGCCTGTAGCCTATGCTCTGCTCCCCGACCTGGCCCACTACCGTCGCGCTCTTCTGAAGGCTGGTGCCCGACGCGTCCATCTGGCCGGCAGCGGCCCGTCCCTCTTCGCTCTGGCGGCGGACGTCGCCGAGGCGGAGGCCATGGCCGCTCGGCTGCGGGCCGAGGGCCTCACGCCGCTGGTGGCCCGTACTGCCGGACGGACGGAGGCCCTGGGGGGCTGA
- the rsmA gene encoding 16S rRNA (adenine(1518)-N(6)/adenine(1519)-N(6))-dimethyltransferase RsmA: MVVRRRRALGQHWLVSERYLERIAAAADFGPEDTVIEVGPGTGNLTRRLLRRASRLVAVELDEALAEALPARLGDPANLVVVAGDVLRMPPAELLSLAGGGPPYVVVGNLPFSVGTAVVRHFLRAQPPPRWLVVTLQREVAEAIAAAPGRMTFLSVEMQLLARPQLLFIVPPGAFRPPPRVHSGVVRLDVREEPAVALDDVDAFLETVKAGFAAPRKQLRNSLAIGLSLPPQEAAEIIALAGLDAERRPGTLNLEEWARLHAAVAARHASVRT, encoded by the coding sequence ATGGTCGTACGTCGGCGAAGGGCGCTGGGCCAGCACTGGCTGGTGTCGGAACGCTACCTGGAGCGCATCGCGGCGGCGGCCGATTTCGGCCCCGAAGACACCGTTATCGAGGTGGGGCCTGGCACCGGCAACCTGACCCGTCGCCTGCTGCGCAGGGCCTCTCGCCTAGTGGCCGTGGAGCTGGACGAGGCCCTGGCCGAGGCCCTTCCGGCCCGCCTGGGCGACCCGGCCAACCTGGTGGTAGTGGCGGGCGATGTGCTGCGCATGCCTCCCGCAGAGCTGTTGTCCCTGGCCGGGGGCGGCCCTCCGTATGTGGTCGTGGGGAACCTGCCCTTCTCGGTGGGCACGGCAGTTGTGCGCCATTTCCTCCGCGCGCAGCCGCCGCCACGCTGGCTGGTGGTCACCCTCCAGCGGGAGGTGGCCGAGGCGATAGCCGCAGCGCCCGGTCGTATGACCTTTCTCAGCGTGGAGATGCAGCTGTTGGCCCGGCCACAGCTGCTGTTCATCGTCCCTCCGGGGGCCTTCCGGCCGCCGCCCCGGGTCCATTCGGGGGTGGTGCGCCTGGACGTCAGGGAAGAGCCCGCGGTGGCGCTGGACGACGTGGACGCCTTCCTGGAGACGGTGAAGGCCGGCTTCGCCGCCCCCCGCAAGCAGCTCCGCAATTCGCTGGCCATCGGCCTGTCCCTGCCGCCGCAGGAGGCGGCCGAGATCATCGCCCTGGCAGGGCTGGACGCGGAGCGACGCCCGGGCACCCTGAACCTGGAGGAGTGGGCGAGGCTGCACGCTGCCGTCGCTGCCCGCCACGCCTCGGTGAGGACGTGA
- a CDS encoding DUF1801 domain-containing protein: protein MRERARELRAARRGSPADDEAAVLAKIAELPEPDRSMAQRLHALIRATAPSLSPRLWYGMPAYAKDGKVLCYFTPASKFKERYATFGFNSVARLDEGNMWPTAFALKALTAAEEARIVELVRRAAG, encoded by the coding sequence ATGCGGGAGCGGGCCCGCGAGCTGAGGGCGGCCCGCCGAGGCTCCCCCGCCGACGATGAGGCCGCCGTCCTGGCCAAGATCGCGGAACTGCCCGAGCCGGACCGCAGCATGGCCCAGCGGCTGCACGCCCTCATCAGGGCGACAGCGCCTTCCCTCTCGCCACGGCTCTGGTACGGCATGCCCGCCTACGCCAAGGACGGCAAGGTGCTCTGCTACTTCACCCCAGCCTCCAAGTTCAAAGAGCGCTACGCTACCTTTGGCTTCAATTCCGTTGCCAGGCTGGACGAGGGCAACATGTGGCCCACGGCCTTCGCCCTGAAGGCGCTGACCGCCGCCGAAGAGGCGCGCATCGTCGAGCTGGTGAGGCGGGCAGCGGGCTGA
- a CDS encoding G5 domain-containing protein, which translates to MAVALVALAVFQGGAGKDKGVALASPPQPLSPHLVPFVLHDRGVALHLTADAATVGEALDELQIQLDEADLVMPSRDAPLTSGLRVVIRRAKHVLLQVDGGESWVATHAVSVGDLLAERGVFLGAMDRVSPAVTAQLSDGMSVRVVRVQVVRDVQEETIARNVVYRDDPSLPLGQSYVAQEGADGVVRREFEVVYEDGREAWRQLVSESTVPPQDRVVVRGTRRPPPPSSIVVPATGSGDCSGIAHSRTMTVYATWYAPGRGAGYYTATGLRVGYGIVAVDPSVIPLGTRICVPGYGMAVAADTGGGVRGYMIDLAYPEGVVPNWRTGWVTIYILD; encoded by the coding sequence GTGGCGGTGGCGCTGGTAGCCCTGGCCGTCTTCCAGGGCGGCGCTGGCAAGGACAAGGGGGTGGCCCTGGCTTCCCCACCCCAACCTCTCTCCCCTCATCTGGTACCCTTCGTGCTTCACGACCGGGGGGTCGCTCTGCACCTCACGGCTGACGCCGCCACCGTCGGCGAGGCCCTGGACGAACTGCAGATCCAGCTGGACGAGGCCGACCTGGTGATGCCGTCCCGCGATGCTCCCCTCACCTCAGGGCTGAGGGTGGTGATCCGGCGCGCCAAGCATGTGCTGTTGCAGGTGGACGGCGGCGAGAGCTGGGTAGCCACCCATGCCGTCAGCGTTGGCGACCTGCTGGCCGAGCGGGGGGTCTTCCTGGGAGCCATGGACCGGGTGTCGCCGGCTGTCACGGCCCAGCTCAGCGACGGCATGTCGGTGCGTGTGGTGAGGGTCCAGGTGGTGCGCGATGTGCAGGAGGAGACCATAGCCAGGAATGTCGTATATCGCGATGACCCGTCACTGCCTCTGGGCCAGAGCTACGTGGCCCAGGAAGGGGCCGACGGCGTCGTGCGACGCGAATTCGAGGTGGTCTACGAGGACGGGCGAGAGGCGTGGCGCCAGCTGGTATCCGAGTCGACGGTGCCGCCCCAGGACCGGGTGGTGGTCAGGGGTACTCGCCGACCGCCTCCCCCCTCGTCCATCGTGGTGCCGGCCACCGGAAGCGGCGACTGTTCGGGCATCGCCCACAGCCGCACCATGACCGTCTACGCCACCTGGTACGCGCCCGGCCGCGGCGCCGGCTACTACACCGCCACTGGCCTGCGGGTGGGGTACGGCATCGTGGCCGTGGACCCCAGCGTCATCCCCCTGGGCACCCGCATTTGCGTTCCCGGATACGGCATGGCGGTGGCCGCCGATACGGGCGGGGGCGTGCGTGGCTATATGATAGACCTGGCCTATCCCGAGGGCGTGGTGCCCAACTGGCGCACCGGTTGGGTCACCATCTACATTCTCGACTGA
- a CDS encoding UTP--glucose-1-phosphate uridylyltransferase, producing MAVRRGVILAAGFGTRFLPATKAIPKEMLPLLDRPVVQHIVEEAAAAGVRELVMVISPGKEALAQHFAPSPELERALEARGDGPRLQELQRISGLARIAFVYQEGRLGTGHALLQARWLLEGQPFALFYADDVVAAHPPAIGQLVEAFQHLGGPVLGLVEVERDEVSRYGVIDGEPLESGDFLVRATVEKPEPQEAPSLLAVIGRMVLTPDIFPALEETPPGRAGEIWLTDGLARLCRQRPVYGRRLQGRWLDTGHPQGLLEAALWLATDVPHLAERLERYLRGRR from the coding sequence ATGGCTGTCCGTAGAGGCGTCATTCTGGCAGCAGGTTTCGGCACCAGGTTCCTTCCCGCAACCAAGGCTATACCCAAGGAGATGCTCCCCCTGCTGGACAGGCCCGTGGTCCAGCACATCGTCGAGGAGGCGGCCGCAGCAGGCGTGCGGGAGCTGGTGATGGTCATCTCACCCGGCAAAGAGGCCCTGGCCCAGCATTTCGCCCCCTCGCCGGAGCTGGAGCGGGCGCTGGAGGCCCGGGGCGATGGCCCCAGGCTCCAGGAACTCCAGCGCATCTCCGGCCTGGCCCGCATCGCCTTCGTCTACCAGGAGGGCAGGCTGGGCACGGGCCATGCCCTTCTCCAGGCCCGCTGGCTGCTGGAAGGGCAGCCCTTCGCCCTCTTCTATGCCGACGATGTGGTGGCCGCCCACCCCCCGGCCATCGGCCAGCTGGTAGAGGCCTTCCAGCACCTCGGCGGCCCGGTGCTGGGGCTGGTGGAGGTGGAGAGGGACGAGGTCTCCCGCTACGGCGTCATAGACGGCGAGCCGCTGGAGAGCGGCGATTTTCTCGTCCGGGCGACCGTGGAGAAGCCCGAGCCCCAGGAGGCCCCCTCCCTTTTGGCCGTTATCGGCCGCATGGTGCTGACGCCCGACATCTTCCCCGCGCTGGAGGAGACCCCGCCCGGACGAGCAGGGGAGATATGGCTCACCGATGGCCTGGCCCGACTCTGTCGCCAGCGTCCCGTATACGGGAGACGGCTCCAGGGTCGCTGGCTGGATACGGGCCACCCCCAGGGCCTGCTGGAAGCAGCGCTGTGGCTGGCCACCGACGTCCCTCATCTGGCCGAGAGGCTGGAGCGCTACCTGCGCGGGCGCCGATAG
- a CDS encoding SDR family oxidoreductase encodes MAPLKGKWALVLGASSGHGAATALELARQGMNIFGVHLDTRATLPNAQRIQAQIQDLGCEAVFFNTNAADDAKRQQVLEEVRRRVPQGEHVRVLLHSLAFGTLRPYVPQDRAEAVSRSQMEMTLDVMAHSLVYWVQDMYYLGLLGPGSKVFAMTSAGSHRVFPNYGPVGAAKAALEYHVKHLAVELARRGIAVNAIQAGVTDTPALRKIPGHERMLEFAAHYNPGGRITTPEDVARAIVALSQDESPWLTGNVICVDGGEALVLI; translated from the coding sequence ATGGCGCCCCTTAAAGGAAAGTGGGCACTGGTGCTGGGGGCCTCCAGCGGCCACGGCGCCGCCACCGCCCTGGAGCTGGCCCGCCAGGGCATGAACATCTTCGGCGTGCACCTGGACACCAGGGCGACCCTCCCCAATGCCCAGCGCATCCAGGCCCAGATCCAGGACCTGGGCTGTGAGGCCGTCTTCTTCAACACCAATGCCGCCGACGACGCCAAGCGGCAGCAGGTGTTGGAGGAGGTGCGCCGGCGGGTCCCCCAGGGCGAGCACGTGAGGGTGCTGCTCCACTCCCTGGCCTTCGGCACCCTGCGGCCCTACGTGCCCCAGGATCGCGCCGAGGCCGTCAGTCGCAGCCAGATGGAAATGACCCTGGACGTCATGGCCCACAGCCTGGTCTACTGGGTCCAGGACATGTACTACCTGGGGCTGCTGGGCCCTGGCAGCAAGGTGTTCGCCATGACCAGCGCCGGCTCCCACCGTGTCTTCCCCAACTATGGGCCGGTGGGGGCGGCCAAGGCAGCCCTGGAGTACCACGTCAAGCATCTGGCGGTGGAGCTGGCACGGCGGGGCATCGCCGTGAACGCCATCCAGGCCGGCGTGACCGATACTCCGGCCCTGCGCAAGATACCCGGCCACGAGCGGATGCTGGAATTCGCCGCCCATTACAACCCGGGCGGGCGCATCACCACGCCCGAGGACGTGGCCCGGGCCATCGTCGCCCTCAGCCAGGACGAGTCCCCCTGGCTCACAGGCAACGTCATCTGTGTGGACGGGGGCGAGGCCCTGGTGCTCATCTGA